One window of the Streptomyces asoensis genome contains the following:
- a CDS encoding zinc-ribbon domain-containing protein, translated as MIIFGTKGYLYQLAILTLVCGRCGNPAAHTLRKRVTKFTLFFVPLFPISTSHATQCTFCGAEQRLTKEQAEQLTAQAAGGVGGQAYGQPHQQPYQR; from the coding sequence GTGATCATCTTCGGCACCAAGGGATACCTCTACCAGCTGGCGATACTGACGCTCGTGTGCGGCCGCTGCGGCAACCCCGCCGCGCACACGCTGCGCAAGCGGGTCACGAAGTTCACGCTGTTCTTCGTGCCGCTGTTCCCCATCTCGACGAGTCACGCGACGCAGTGCACCTTCTGCGGCGCCGAGCAGAGGCTGACCAAGGAGCAGGCGGAGCAGTTGACGGCGCAGGCCGCGGGCGGCGTCGGCGGTCAGGCGTACGGTCAGCCGCACCAGCAGCCGTACCAGCGCTGA
- a CDS encoding substrate-binding domain-containing protein codes for MKTRRKAVVVVLAAALLTMPLAACGGDDKEAGEGFTVGLLLPSRAVPRWEHADRPLIQAQVKKLCPGCRTEYANAENDVTRQRQQMISMITKGARVLILDAADTRALRSSIQEADRAGVPVIAYDRLAEGPITGYVGFDGLQVGRLQGEALLEALGKKAGSARVVMMNGDPTSPNAESYRKGALDVLTGEVRIARSYDTADWSTQNAHTNMSAAIAALGPDRIDGVLAANDNIAAGVVAALKRAGVTKLPPVTGQDADLDAVRRVVNGEQYMTVYKPFAKEAAAVAAMAIAVGRGEDPRDSATTTVDSPTTKRIPSVLLQPRPVRARDIERTLIKGGLYTTGQICTRELLAACARAGLTR; via the coding sequence GTGAAGACGCGCCGCAAAGCTGTCGTCGTGGTGCTCGCCGCGGCGCTCCTGACGATGCCCCTGGCCGCCTGCGGGGGAGACGACAAGGAGGCCGGCGAAGGCTTCACCGTCGGCCTGCTGCTGCCGAGCCGCGCGGTCCCGCGCTGGGAACACGCGGACCGCCCGCTGATCCAGGCCCAGGTGAAGAAGCTCTGCCCCGGCTGCCGGACGGAGTACGCCAACGCCGAGAACGACGTCACCCGGCAGCGGCAACAGATGATCTCCATGATCACCAAGGGCGCCAGAGTCCTGATCCTCGACGCCGCCGACACCCGGGCGCTGCGCTCCTCCATCCAGGAAGCGGACCGGGCGGGTGTCCCGGTGATCGCCTACGACCGCCTCGCCGAGGGCCCGATCACCGGCTACGTCGGTTTCGACGGCCTCCAGGTCGGCCGACTCCAGGGCGAGGCGCTCCTGGAGGCCCTGGGAAAGAAGGCCGGGAGCGCTCGCGTCGTCATGATGAACGGCGATCCGACCAGCCCGAACGCGGAGTCGTACCGGAAGGGCGCGCTGGACGTCCTCACCGGCGAGGTGCGGATCGCCCGGTCCTACGACACCGCGGACTGGAGCACCCAGAACGCCCACACCAACATGTCCGCCGCCATCGCGGCCCTCGGCCCGGACCGGATCGACGGAGTCCTCGCGGCCAACGACAACATCGCCGCGGGCGTCGTCGCCGCTCTCAAGCGCGCCGGCGTCACCAAGCTCCCGCCCGTCACCGGCCAGGACGCCGACCTCGACGCCGTGCGACGCGTCGTCAACGGCGAGCAGTACATGACGGTGTACAAGCCGTTCGCGAAGGAAGCCGCCGCGGTCGCCGCCATGGCCATCGCCGTCGGGCGGGGCGAGGACCCCCGTGACAGCGCCACCACGACCGTCGACAGCCCCACCACGAAACGCATCCCGTCCGTCCTGCTCCAGCCGCGCCCGGTGCGGGCCCGCGACATCGAGCGGACCTTGATCAAGGGCGGCCTGTACACCACGGGCCAGATCTGCACCCGTGAGCTCCTGGCCGCCTGCGCGAGGGCGGGACTCACCCGGTGA
- a CDS encoding sugar phosphate isomerase/epimerase family protein, which produces MALKLGAYTACLHDRPLDEALDILKENGLTSVEVNTGGFIPSPHCPVDLLLSSARAREEYLAAFADRGMELTGLNCNGNPLNPLPGVGPKHADDLRRTIRLAGLLGVRHVVTMSGTPGSDPDAKYPSWVVNPWDGVYMDVLDYQWGVGVAFWREIDALARANDVRVAIEMHPHNLVFSPITLKRLVDEGGLTNVGAEMDPSHLMWQGMDIVASIKWLGPLVFHAAAKDATLCPGADIRGVLDTSFTRVPADAPGKVPTGYGFWCNAWPENPAWKFVAVGVGNDVPFWTEFLRALAEIDPDMAVNIEHEDAAYSQTEGLALAAKNLHSAASAI; this is translated from the coding sequence ATGGCACTCAAGCTCGGCGCCTACACCGCCTGTCTGCACGACCGGCCCCTCGACGAGGCGCTCGACATCCTCAAGGAGAACGGTCTGACCTCGGTGGAGGTCAACACCGGCGGGTTCATCCCCTCCCCGCACTGCCCGGTCGACCTGCTGCTGTCCTCGGCCCGCGCCCGCGAGGAGTACCTGGCGGCCTTCGCCGACCGGGGCATGGAGCTGACCGGCCTCAACTGCAACGGCAATCCGCTCAACCCGCTCCCCGGTGTCGGGCCCAAGCACGCCGACGACCTGCGCCGTACCATCCGCCTGGCCGGCCTGCTCGGGGTGCGGCACGTCGTGACGATGTCCGGCACGCCGGGCTCGGACCCGGACGCCAAGTACCCGTCCTGGGTCGTCAACCCGTGGGACGGCGTCTACATGGACGTCCTGGACTACCAGTGGGGCGTCGGCGTCGCGTTCTGGCGGGAGATCGACGCCCTCGCCCGGGCCAACGACGTCCGGGTCGCCATCGAGATGCACCCGCACAACCTGGTGTTCTCCCCGATCACCCTGAAGCGGCTGGTGGACGAGGGAGGTCTGACGAACGTCGGCGCGGAGATGGACCCGTCCCACCTGATGTGGCAGGGCATGGACATCGTCGCCTCCATCAAGTGGCTGGGCCCGCTGGTGTTCCACGCCGCCGCGAAGGACGCCACGCTCTGCCCGGGCGCCGACATCCGCGGTGTGCTCGACACGTCGTTCACCCGGGTCCCCGCCGACGCGCCCGGCAAGGTGCCCACCGGGTACGGCTTCTGGTGCAACGCGTGGCCGGAGAACCCGGCCTGGAAGTTCGTCGCCGTCGGTGTCGGCAACGACGTCCCCTTCTGGACCGAGTTCCTGCGTGCCCTCGCCGAGATCGACCCGGACATGGCCGTGAACATCGAGCACGAGGACGCCGCCTACTCCCAGACCGAGGGACTCGCCCTGGCCGCCAAGAACCTGCACAGCGCCGCGTCCGCGATCTGA
- a CDS encoding sugar ABC transporter permease — protein MRAVARAVRSGPTVVRRKLNAGELGSLPVVLVLAVVWITFQSLNENFLSPRNLSNLSVDIVGTGMIAVGIVFVLLLGELDLSVGSISGLAAAVFAVLNVNNGVPEWLALIVAVLAGTVAGTVQGYSIARTRVPAFVITLAGLLTWNGLMLSVLGDSGTVNLDENGLVAKLTSYYFTDDAVAYGLAAVAAGAVFLVSDRDRRRRRAIAMPHRSLRAIALRTGAVAVVAFGVAYLLNRFQGLPLALLIFLVVVAGLDVVLRRTHYGRQVYALGGSVEAARRASLSVTWVQTAVLAASGTMAAVGGLFLASRITSVSQSSGSGVLLVNAIAAAVIGGTSLFGGRGTTWSAVLGMLVIQSIASGMAITDTPPAVQFVITGGVLFAAVIIDSLSRHSQAARRQV, from the coding sequence ATGCGGGCCGTCGCCCGTGCCGTGCGGAGCGGGCCGACGGTCGTCCGGCGCAAGCTGAACGCCGGTGAGCTGGGCTCGCTGCCCGTCGTCCTGGTCCTCGCCGTCGTCTGGATCACCTTCCAGTCCCTCAACGAGAACTTCCTCTCGCCCCGGAACCTGTCCAATCTCAGCGTGGACATCGTGGGCACCGGGATGATCGCGGTCGGCATCGTCTTCGTGCTGCTGCTCGGTGAACTCGATCTGTCCGTCGGCTCGATCAGCGGGCTCGCGGCGGCCGTCTTCGCCGTGCTGAACGTGAACAACGGGGTGCCGGAGTGGCTCGCGCTCATCGTCGCGGTGCTGGCGGGCACCGTGGCGGGAACCGTCCAGGGCTACTCCATCGCCAGGACCCGGGTGCCGGCCTTCGTGATCACCCTCGCCGGGCTGCTCACCTGGAACGGCCTGATGCTGTCCGTCCTCGGGGACAGCGGCACCGTCAACCTCGACGAGAACGGGCTGGTCGCCAAGCTGACCAGCTACTACTTCACCGACGACGCCGTCGCCTACGGCCTGGCGGCGGTCGCCGCGGGCGCGGTCTTCCTCGTCTCCGACCGCGACCGGCGCCGCCGCAGGGCCATCGCCATGCCGCACCGGTCGCTGCGCGCCATCGCGCTGCGCACCGGAGCGGTCGCCGTGGTCGCCTTCGGCGTCGCGTACCTGCTCAACCGGTTCCAGGGGCTGCCGCTCGCCCTGCTGATCTTCCTCGTGGTGGTGGCCGGCCTCGACGTGGTGCTGCGCCGCACCCACTACGGACGGCAGGTCTACGCGCTCGGCGGCAGCGTGGAGGCGGCCCGCCGCGCCAGCCTGAGCGTGACGTGGGTGCAGACCGCGGTGCTCGCGGCCTCGGGCACGATGGCCGCCGTCGGCGGTCTGTTCCTGGCCTCGCGCATCACCTCGGTGAGCCAGAGCTCGGGGTCGGGCGTGCTGCTGGTCAACGCCATCGCGGCGGCCGTCATCGGCGGCACCAGCCTGTTCGGCGGGCGCGGTACGACCTGGTCGGCGGTGCTCGGCATGCTGGTCATCCAGTCGATCGCGTCGGGCATGGCGATCACGGACACTCCCCCGGCCGTGCAGTTCGTCATCACGGGCGGGGTGCTCTTCGCCGCGGTGATCATCGACTCGTTGTCGCGACATTCCCAGGCGGCACGCAGACAGGTCTGA
- a CDS encoding Gfo/Idh/MocA family protein translates to MTTSGKPLSVAVIGAGMAGRSHAAGYRNVNTVFGAGLPPVRLAAIADANVALGEDAARRYGFEKALPSWEAVVEDPTIDAVSIVVGNALHRPIAEALVAAGKHVLCEKPLAGSLEDARAMAVLERSAEVVTAVGYTFRRSPGIAGIRDHVRRGELGDLTLFSGRYWCDYATDPRGPLSWRFKGGAGSGALGDVGSHVIDAAEYVAGPIVSVSGAVLSTQIAKRPLPLGAVVGHNAAPVSDEFGEVENEDTASFTATFQSGLVGTFSVTRTGFGLPNGLAFDVLGVGGRAAFDQHRPAEYLFDDAQPDARTRGARQVIVGPNLPYFAGGVPMEAAGVGANNADNFTYQTRAFLDQVAGVAEPLPACATFADALRTMEIIQAVVESSRTGGAAVTVPPVA, encoded by the coding sequence ATGACCACCTCGGGCAAGCCCCTTTCCGTCGCGGTGATCGGCGCGGGTATGGCCGGTCGCAGCCACGCCGCCGGATACCGCAACGTCAACACCGTCTTCGGCGCCGGTCTGCCGCCGGTGCGGTTGGCCGCGATAGCCGATGCCAACGTGGCACTCGGCGAGGACGCAGCCCGGCGTTACGGCTTCGAGAAGGCGCTCCCGAGCTGGGAGGCCGTCGTCGAGGACCCGACGATCGACGCCGTCAGCATCGTCGTGGGCAACGCCCTGCACCGCCCGATCGCGGAGGCGCTGGTCGCCGCGGGCAAGCACGTGCTGTGCGAGAAGCCGCTCGCCGGTTCGCTGGAGGACGCCCGCGCGATGGCCGTGCTGGAGCGCTCCGCCGAGGTCGTGACGGCTGTCGGCTACACCTTCCGCCGCTCCCCCGGCATCGCCGGCATCCGTGACCACGTGCGGCGCGGTGAGCTGGGTGACCTCACCCTGTTCAGCGGGCGCTACTGGTGCGACTACGCGACCGACCCGCGCGGTCCGCTGAGCTGGCGCTTCAAGGGCGGCGCCGGTTCGGGTGCGCTCGGTGACGTCGGCTCGCACGTGATCGACGCCGCCGAGTACGTCGCCGGTCCGATCGTGTCCGTCTCGGGCGCCGTCCTCTCGACGCAGATCGCCAAGCGTCCGCTGCCGCTGGGCGCGGTCGTCGGGCACAACGCGGCCCCCGTCTCCGACGAGTTCGGCGAGGTCGAGAACGAGGACACCGCGTCCTTCACCGCCACCTTCCAGTCGGGCCTGGTCGGCACCTTCTCGGTGACGCGCACCGGTTTCGGCCTGCCCAACGGGCTCGCCTTCGACGTCCTGGGTGTCGGCGGTCGTGCCGCGTTCGACCAGCACCGCCCCGCCGAGTACCTCTTCGACGACGCCCAGCCCGACGCCCGTACCCGCGGCGCCCGGCAGGTCATCGTCGGTCCGAACCTCCCGTACTTCGCGGGTGGTGTCCCGATGGAGGCGGCGGGCGTGGGCGCCAACAACGCCGACAACTTCACGTACCAGACCAGGGCCTTCCTGGACCAGGTCGCGGGCGTCGCCGAGCCGCTGCCGGCCTGCGCGACCTTCGCCGACGCGCTGCGGACCATGGAGATCATCCAGGCCGTCGTCGAGTCCTCCCGCACCGGTGGCGCCGCCGTCACCGTCCCGCCCGTCGCCTGA
- a CDS encoding sugar ABC transporter substrate-binding protein, producing MKACIRGTAAALTAVSTAVVLAACGASTGDEPGGEDGPRIGLLLPDITTPRWETQDRPLLEKKIRELCSTCAVEHANAKGDVALQQEQMDSMITKGVDVIVLVAVDARSLGPVVTKAQEADIPVIAYDRLAEGPISGYVSFDGKEVGRLQGRALLKAMGDKVPGAQIVMMNGDPSDPNTKSFEEGARSVLAGKVKIGKAYDTLQWRTETAHMNMSGAIAALGVESIDGVYAANDGLAAGSISALKANKVDPLPPVTGQDAELSALRRIVGGDQYMTVFKPFGPEAAAGGAMAVAAARGENLEQVATAEVPTRGGEAVAAVLLTPVSVTADNIEDTVVKDGLHTVRQICTPQLRTACDRAGLT from the coding sequence ATGAAGGCCTGCATCAGGGGCACGGCCGCCGCGCTGACCGCGGTCTCCACCGCGGTCGTCCTGGCGGCCTGCGGGGCGAGCACCGGCGACGAACCCGGCGGAGAGGACGGGCCGCGCATCGGTCTGCTGCTGCCGGACATCACCACGCCCCGCTGGGAGACCCAGGACCGGCCCCTGTTGGAGAAGAAGATCCGTGAACTGTGCTCCACCTGCGCGGTCGAGCACGCCAACGCCAAGGGCGATGTGGCCCTCCAGCAGGAACAGATGGACTCGATGATCACCAAGGGGGTCGATGTCATCGTGCTGGTGGCCGTGGACGCCCGGTCGCTCGGCCCCGTGGTCACCAAGGCCCAGGAGGCGGACATCCCCGTCATCGCCTACGACCGGCTCGCCGAGGGCCCCATCTCGGGATACGTCTCCTTCGACGGCAAGGAGGTCGGCCGGCTCCAGGGCCGGGCCCTGCTGAAGGCGATGGGCGACAAGGTGCCCGGCGCCCAGATCGTCATGATGAACGGCGATCCCAGCGACCCGAACACGAAGTCGTTCGAGGAGGGCGCCCGGTCCGTGCTCGCCGGGAAGGTGAAGATCGGCAAGGCCTACGACACCCTCCAGTGGCGTACGGAGACCGCGCACATGAACATGTCCGGGGCCATCGCGGCCCTCGGCGTCGAGTCCATCGACGGGGTCTACGCGGCCAACGACGGCCTCGCCGCCGGGAGCATCTCCGCCCTCAAGGCGAACAAGGTCGACCCGCTGCCCCCGGTCACCGGACAGGACGCCGAGCTCTCGGCCCTGCGGCGCATCGTCGGCGGCGACCAGTACATGACCGTCTTCAAGCCGTTCGGGCCCGAGGCCGCCGCCGGCGGCGCCATGGCCGTCGCCGCGGCCCGCGGGGAGAATCTCGAGCAGGTGGCCACGGCCGAGGTGCCGACGCGCGGCGGGGAAGCGGTCGCCGCCGTGCTGCTCACCCCGGTGTCGGTGACCGCCGACAACATCGAGGACACGGTGGTGAAGGACGGCCTGCACACCGTCCGGCAGATCTGCACCCCGCAGCTCCGGACCGCCTGCGACCGGGCCGGACTGACCTGA
- a CDS encoding SMP-30/gluconolactonase/LRE family protein: MPRVPRSAGVTAAALALGLLATAPATGDEPAVSAPRVVAHFDLAKGQSPENIALEPDGSADLTFSTARQVVNVTRQGRTRILATLPAVANPQTPVVGRAVVLGIVRAENGTLYVNYATGTRATGIWRIPSGGGKPRQIAELPPTGFPNGLALDERRGVFYVADSVLGTVWRVPRAGGKPTAWAKGAVLEPLNAPPAARVGVNGLRIHRDAVWVSNTNAGTLLRIAVRESGCAGAIETRAKDLRAIDDFAFVNRHRDTVLAALIGGNEIAQVRPDGTHRTVLTRQDGVSNPTSVAVRGRTAYVPSAAYFTQVDPNLLQARVHQRDRG; encoded by the coding sequence ATGCCTCGAGTCCCCCGTTCGGCGGGCGTCACCGCCGCCGCCCTCGCCCTCGGCCTGCTCGCCACGGCTCCCGCGACCGGAGACGAGCCGGCCGTCTCCGCTCCGCGCGTCGTCGCCCACTTCGATCTCGCCAAGGGCCAGTCACCGGAGAACATCGCGCTCGAACCCGACGGCTCGGCCGACCTGACGTTCTCCACCGCCCGGCAGGTCGTCAACGTCACCCGGCAGGGCCGTACGCGGATCCTCGCGACGCTGCCCGCCGTGGCGAACCCGCAGACACCCGTCGTCGGCAGGGCCGTCGTCCTCGGCATCGTCCGGGCGGAGAACGGCACCCTGTACGTCAACTACGCCACCGGCACCCGCGCCACTGGCATCTGGCGCATCCCCTCCGGCGGCGGCAAGCCCCGGCAGATCGCGGAACTGCCGCCGACGGGGTTCCCCAACGGCCTCGCCCTCGACGAGCGTCGGGGCGTGTTCTACGTCGCGGACTCGGTGCTGGGCACCGTCTGGCGCGTCCCGCGCGCGGGCGGCAAACCCACGGCGTGGGCCAAGGGAGCCGTGCTCGAGCCGCTCAACGCACCGCCCGCGGCCCGCGTCGGAGTCAACGGCCTGCGGATCCACCGCGACGCCGTGTGGGTGTCCAACACCAACGCCGGGACGCTGCTGCGCATCGCCGTGCGTGAGAGCGGCTGCGCCGGCGCGATCGAGACCCGGGCGAAGGACCTTCGCGCGATCGACGACTTCGCGTTCGTGAACCGGCACCGCGACACGGTTCTCGCCGCCCTGATCGGAGGCAACGAGATCGCCCAGGTCCGCCCGGACGGCACCCACCGGACCGTCCTCACCCGGCAGGACGGGGTGTCCAACCCCACCTCGGTGGCCGTACGCGGCCGGACCGCCTACGTCCCCAGCGCGGCGTACTTCACCCAGGTCGACCCGAACCTGCTCCAGGCCCGGGTGCACCAGCGCGACCGCGGCTAG
- a CDS encoding DUF899 family protein: protein MTTTPHDPTTALPGRPSVVDLATWQTARAELLVREKAHTRAGDALAAARRRLPMVEFDGTVEVVGPDGPVPFLDLFQDRDELMVYKHMWYDNTPHQGQCEGCTTTAWHLKDAVYLNARGVSFAVLTTGRWDEVASYVEFMGYTQPWYSVRDLDEPVGGSMGYLTCFLRDGDRVFLTYSTTGRGNEPVNGSLGLLDRTPYGRGEAWEDNPEGRPEGGSPCWSWRSDADGNATWGPTSRPVPQWTRPGATPVQTLGRHGPHH, encoded by the coding sequence ATGACGACCACGCCGCACGATCCGACGACCGCGCTGCCCGGCCGCCCGTCCGTCGTCGACCTGGCCACCTGGCAGACCGCCCGTGCCGAGCTCCTGGTCCGCGAGAAGGCCCACACCCGCGCGGGCGACGCCCTCGCCGCGGCCCGCCGCCGGCTGCCGATGGTGGAGTTCGACGGGACGGTCGAGGTCGTCGGACCCGACGGCCCGGTCCCGTTCCTGGACCTGTTCCAGGACCGCGACGAGCTCATGGTCTACAAGCACATGTGGTACGACAACACGCCGCACCAGGGGCAGTGCGAGGGCTGCACCACCACGGCCTGGCACCTGAAGGACGCCGTCTACCTCAACGCCCGCGGCGTCTCGTTCGCCGTCCTGACCACGGGCCGCTGGGACGAGGTGGCCTCCTACGTCGAGTTCATGGGCTACACCCAGCCCTGGTACTCGGTGCGCGACCTGGACGAGCCGGTCGGCGGCAGCATGGGTTACCTCACCTGCTTCCTGCGCGACGGCGACCGCGTGTTCCTCACGTACTCCACGACGGGCCGTGGCAACGAGCCGGTCAACGGGTCCCTCGGCCTGCTCGACCGGACGCCCTACGGCCGTGGCGAGGCGTGGGAGGACAACCCCGAGGGCCGGCCCGAGGGGGGCAGCCCGTGCTGGTCCTGGCGCTCGGACGCGGACGGGAACGCCACCTGGGGCCCGACCAGCCGCCCCGTACCGCAGTGGACCCGCCCCGGCGCGACCCCCGTACAGACCCTCGGCCGACACGGCCCCCACCACTGA
- a CDS encoding SpoIIE family protein phosphatase has product MGGTLRTCLDRALTFAGATLAAVYAPGVGTRELRLVDTSGSASSGSAPPERLPLSGDSPAARAFRTDHPLWLTAETPLGALPLGIQGSRLGCLLVLGSSADGFEVEQRRFLERYADAVAALLPPGADPPMPTPLLAPALRSLRVGSFVLSPDTGLIEADDTLLELVGITPDDFDGKVDTLLAHALPEDMHALMSVLEPTTDAFGRRDLEFRVRGPTGEMRWLSLSCRAEPGAGDGPQQVLGVVTATPVLRRGGDDVSRIQWLTAALDDAATVRDVGRVVVAALREPLAADHVALAALQDDRVMVTALDPPQPSAWPDVWRTEWRTEWPDASLRALPTLQAALRDGRMDLWPAGTVLEAGLAGIGAGGLAVLPLPAKGQVAGVCMVGWDRPHEFVPEERSLLTATAALVGQALKRAHAHDAEQELATMLQRSLLPRRLPELPGGTAVARYLPARRGLQVGGDWYDVIALSEDRVALVIGDVQGHSAGAATIMGQMRTAVRAYATEGHPPDVVVSHANRLLVGMETDLFATCCYAELDLEEGNILFVRAGHLAPLLRLPDGSTEEVEVAGGPPLGILAEADFPMTAVELAPGTVLALVTDGLVEAADLPLDEGMRRTRVALAAADPADPGKMADELLGDAGRREDDVALLLLRYDGMKTRPIRAGWMVWRLPDAVMHARRFTARTLRRWKVQEAADAVLLVVSELVTNALVHTQGPVRLDLVLRGDRVRVSVSDSSPRAPAKPVIVDWEATGGRGLLLVEAMSDAFGSVPVAGGKQVWSEIAVPEGVL; this is encoded by the coding sequence ATGGGAGGTACGTTGCGGACATGCCTCGACCGGGCTCTGACCTTCGCCGGAGCGACACTGGCAGCGGTCTACGCGCCCGGGGTCGGCACACGCGAGCTTCGGCTGGTGGACACGTCCGGAAGTGCCTCTTCCGGATCGGCCCCGCCGGAGCGCCTGCCCCTGTCCGGTGACTCGCCCGCGGCGCGCGCCTTCCGCACCGACCACCCCCTGTGGCTGACCGCCGAGACCCCGCTCGGTGCGCTGCCGCTCGGCATCCAGGGCAGCCGGCTGGGCTGCCTCCTCGTCCTGGGGTCCTCGGCGGACGGCTTCGAGGTCGAGCAGCGCCGTTTCCTGGAGCGGTACGCCGACGCGGTCGCCGCACTCCTCCCGCCGGGCGCGGACCCGCCGATGCCGACACCGCTGCTGGCCCCCGCCCTGCGGAGCCTGCGCGTCGGCTCCTTCGTCCTCTCCCCGGACACCGGCCTGATCGAGGCCGACGACACCCTGCTCGAGCTGGTCGGCATCACACCGGACGACTTCGACGGCAAGGTCGACACCCTGCTCGCGCACGCCCTCCCGGAGGACATGCACGCCCTGATGTCGGTCCTGGAGCCGACCACCGACGCCTTCGGCCGACGGGACCTGGAGTTCCGGGTCCGCGGCCCCACCGGCGAGATGCGCTGGCTGAGCCTGAGCTGCCGGGCGGAGCCGGGCGCGGGCGACGGGCCGCAACAGGTCCTGGGCGTGGTGACGGCGACCCCGGTGCTGCGCCGCGGCGGCGACGACGTCTCCAGGATCCAGTGGCTGACGGCCGCCCTCGACGACGCCGCGACGGTCCGCGACGTCGGCCGCGTGGTGGTCGCCGCCCTGCGCGAGCCGCTGGCCGCCGACCATGTGGCCCTCGCCGCGCTCCAGGACGACCGGGTCATGGTCACCGCCCTCGACCCGCCCCAGCCCAGCGCCTGGCCGGACGTGTGGCGTACCGAGTGGCGCACGGAATGGCCCGACGCGTCGCTGCGCGCCCTGCCCACCCTCCAGGCGGCCCTGCGGGACGGCCGGATGGACCTCTGGCCCGCCGGCACCGTCCTCGAAGCCGGTCTGGCCGGCATCGGCGCCGGAGGACTGGCCGTCCTGCCACTTCCCGCCAAGGGCCAGGTCGCCGGGGTGTGCATGGTCGGCTGGGACCGGCCGCACGAGTTCGTGCCCGAGGAGCGGTCGCTGCTCACCGCCACCGCCGCCCTGGTCGGCCAGGCCCTCAAGCGCGCCCACGCGCACGACGCCGAGCAGGAACTCGCGACGATGCTCCAGCGCAGCCTGCTGCCCCGGCGGCTGCCCGAACTGCCCGGCGGGACCGCCGTCGCCCGCTATCTGCCCGCCAGACGCGGGCTACAGGTGGGCGGTGACTGGTACGACGTCATCGCCCTCTCCGAGGACCGGGTGGCCCTGGTCATCGGAGACGTCCAGGGGCACAGCGCCGGAGCCGCGACGATCATGGGCCAGATGCGCACGGCGGTCCGGGCCTACGCCACCGAGGGCCACCCGCCCGACGTGGTCGTCTCGCACGCCAACCGGCTCCTCGTGGGCATGGAGACCGACCTGTTCGCCACCTGCTGCTACGCCGAACTGGACCTGGAGGAGGGCAACATCCTCTTCGTCCGGGCCGGGCACCTCGCACCCCTGCTGCGCCTTCCCGACGGCTCCACCGAGGAGGTCGAGGTGGCGGGCGGGCCCCCGCTCGGCATCCTGGCGGAGGCGGACTTCCCCATGACGGCCGTCGAACTGGCCCCCGGCACGGTCCTCGCCCTGGTCACCGACGGTCTGGTCGAGGCCGCCGACCTGCCCTTGGACGAGGGCATGCGCCGCACGCGCGTCGCGCTCGCCGCGGCCGACCCCGCCGACCCGGGGAAGATGGCCGACGAACTCCTCGGCGACGCCGGCCGGAGGGAGGACGACGTGGCGCTGCTGCTGCTGCGCTACGACGGCATGAAGACCCGGCCGATCCGGGCCGGCTGGATGGTGTGGCGGCTGCCCGACGCCGTCATGCACGCCCGCCGCTTCACCGCGCGCACCCTGCGCCGCTGGAAGGTCCAGGAGGCGGCCGACGCGGTGCTGCTGGTCGTCTCCGAACTCGTCACCAACGCCCTGGTGCACACCCAGGGGCCGGTCCGTCTCGACCTGGTGCTGCGCGGGGACCGGGTGCGGGTCTCCGTGAGCGACTCCTCGCCGCGCGCGCCCGCCAAACCGGTGATCGTCGACTGGGAGGCGACCGGCGGCCGGGGCCTGCTGCTGGTCGAGGCGATGTCGGATGCCTTCGGATCGGTCCCGGTGGCCGGCGGCAAACAGGTGTGGAGCGAGATCGCCGTGCCGGAGGGAGTGTTGTGA